The following are from one region of the Phyllostomus discolor isolate MPI-MPIP mPhyDis1 chromosome 9, mPhyDis1.pri.v3, whole genome shotgun sequence genome:
- the NCOA5 gene encoding nuclear receptor coactivator 5 isoform X7, whose protein sequence is MNTAPSRPSPTRRDPYGFGDGRDTRRDRSPIPGSPRREPRDGRNGRDARESRDMRDPRDMRDPRDMRDPRDMRDHRDSRDMRDHRDSRSMRDARDMRDLRDFRDLRDSREFRDHRDPMYDRYRDMRDSREPMYRRESSYDRYLRMEDYGRRKDDSYFDRYRDSFDGRGPPGPESQSRAKERLKREERRREELYRQYFEEIQRRFDAERPVDCSVIVVNKQTKDYAESVGRKVRDLGMVVDLIFLNTEVSLSQALEDVSRGGSPFAIVITQQHQIHRSCTVNIMFGTPQEHRNMPQADAMVLVARNYERYKNECREKEREEIARQAAKMANEAIMQERERGGPEEGVRGGHPPAIQSLINLLADNRYLTAEETDKIINYLRERKERLMRSSTDSLPGELRGRAEARFPANHSGRPRVPR, encoded by the exons atgaatacGGCTCCATCAAGACCCAGCCCCACACGAAG AGATCCCTATGGCTTTGGAGACGGCCGAGATACGAGACGTGATCGATCCCCAATTCCAGGAAGTCCGAGGAGAGAGCCCAGGGATGGCAGAAACGGCCGGGATGCCCGGGAGAGCAGAGACATGCGGGACCCCCGAGACATGCGGGACCCTCGAGACATGCGGGATCCCCGAGACATGCGGGACCACAGGGACAGCAGAGACATGCGGGATCACAGGGACAGCAGAAGTATGCGTGATGCTCGGGACATGAGGGACCTTAGAGACTTCCGTGATCTGAGGGACTCGAGGGAATTTCGAGATCACCGAGACCCCATGTATGACAGATACAGAGACATGAGAGACTCCCGAGAGCCCATGTACAG GAGAGAAAGCTCTTATGACCGATACCTGCGAATGGAGGACTACGGCAGGAGAAAGGATGACTCTTACTTTGACCGTTACAGAGATAGCTTTGACGGACGAGGCCCTCCGGGCCCAGAAAGTCAGTCTCGTGCAAAAG AGCGTTTGAAACGTGAAGAACGGCGTAGAGAAGAGCTTTATCGTCAATATTTTGAAGAAATCCAGAGGCGCTTTGATGCCGAGAGGCCCGTTGATTGTTCTGTGATTGTGGTCAACAAGCAGACCAA GGATTATGCTGAATCTGTGGGACGGAAGGTGCGAGACCTAGGCATGGTGGTGGACTTGATCTTCCTCAACACGGAGGTTTCACTGTCACAAGCCTTGGAGGATGTTAGCAGGGGAGGGTCTCCTTTTGCTATTGTCATCACCCAGCAACACCAGATTCACCGCTCCTGTACAGTCAACATCATGTTCGGAACCCCACAAG AGCACCGCAACATGCCCCAGGCAGACGCCATGGTGCTGGTGGCCAGAAACTACGAGCGCTATAAGAACGAGTGCCGGGAAAAGGAACGTGAGGAGATTGCCAGACAGGCGGCCAAGATGGCCAATGAAGCAATTATGCAGGAAAGAGAGCGAGGAGGCCCCGAAGAAGGAGTACGCGGGGGCCATCCTCCAGCCATCCAAAGCCTCATCAACCTGCTGGCAGACAACAGGTACCTCACTGCCGAAGAGACCGACAAGATCATCAACTACCTGCGAGAGAGGAAGGAGCGGCTTATGAGGAGCAGCACCGACTCTCTGCCTGGTGAGCTACGTGGCAGGGCCGAG GCCCGATTTCCCGCCAACCACTCGGGGCGACCTCGGGTGCCTCGCTGA